Sequence from the Deinococcus sedimenti genome:
CGCCAGTGAACTGACGCTGGTGCGTGAACTGGGCGCCGATTACGCCCAGGGATACTATCTGGGCCGCCCCACTCCTACTCCATCTGGGCTTCGGGATGAGTGTCTTACCAACTGGAAGCAGCCATGACTGCGGTCCATGCGCCACTGGCGCTTCCACCGAACGAAGTGGTGTGGCAGTTGCTGAACGTGATGGACATTGGCCTACTTATCACTGATTCGGCGCGGCGCATCCTGTATGTGAATGAGGCGTTCACACGGGAGTCAGGCTATCGGCTGGAAGATGTGCGTGGTCAGACCTGTGCGGCGCTCCAGGGACCCGAGACCAATCCTGTGGACATTGAGGTCATGCGGAAAGCACTGGACCGGGGGGAGGGCTTCACCCGGGTTGTCCTGAATTACCGTAAGGACGGTCAGCGCATGCGGTACCGCGTGCGGGTGCAGCCGCTCTATGAGAATGGAGTTCTCCGGTATTTCGTCGGCGTTCAGGAGGATTACACGGAGATGCACGCGCTACTCGAGCGGCTTGAACGGTGGGCTCACGTGGACAGCCTCACGGGGCTGGGCAACCGCCGGGCATTTGATCACGCGCTTGATCGGGCGCTTGAGGATGCGAGCGGCGTTCAGTTGGTTCTACTGGACCTCAATGACTTCAAATTGATCAATGATGAGCAGGGGCATCAGGCGGGAGACCGGCTTCTGGTTGGGGTTGCGCAGACTCTGACTGGCGTCCTGGCTGGTGAGGGGTCAGTGTACCGGCTGGGCGGCGATGAGTTTGCGGCGCTGCTACCTCTGGCTGCTACGCATGTGGCCACACGTCTTCATGGCGCTCTGGCGTCTTTGAGACCAGAGTCTGTGAGCGCAGCCATAGGCCTAGCTCATGCTCCAGCCGAGGCGCGCACAGCTTCGGCGCTGTTCCGGCTGGCCGACAGTAGAATGTATGAGCAGAAAGTGTACAGGCGGAGCTAAACGCGTTCCCG
This genomic interval carries:
- a CDS encoding sensor domain-containing diguanylate cyclase: MSYQLEAAMTAVHAPLALPPNEVVWQLLNVMDIGLLITDSARRILYVNEAFTRESGYRLEDVRGQTCAALQGPETNPVDIEVMRKALDRGEGFTRVVLNYRKDGQRMRYRVRVQPLYENGVLRYFVGVQEDYTEMHALLERLERWAHVDSLTGLGNRRAFDHALDRALEDASGVQLVLLDLNDFKLINDEQGHQAGDRLLVGVAQTLTGVLAGEGSVYRLGGDEFAALLPLAATHVATRLHGALASLRPESVSAAIGLAHAPAEARTASALFRLADSRMYEQKVYRRS